A genomic segment from Portunus trituberculatus isolate SZX2019 chromosome 14, ASM1759143v1, whole genome shotgun sequence encodes:
- the LOC123503819 gene encoding protein fuzzy homolog: protein MAACTLVGLAASSGVPLFVRHAGPGKPPAYALIGSLNGVHVFGESHGVTLCSTRTKNSSFTWRTYHDSIRLVLIRGSEVVADSCDSRLLDLMFASLVLLLGLDNLTSGTNIERLKRDIRPSYLLLDELLSRAVNSSDNLGFSHLTGCAECVIPPDQHILQSELEKYAEGVESSCACVMMNGQVVSGTRSFWSLSHTELVLLPLLVATNTFSAARDLPIYLPDKSPNVPFRMLVVKLTGHVYAITLCGPTPTLTEIIRSASSSWAPVYQVLESITTLLPWNIAPGLLSQIDHSVIGLLLVNYDHKKCVSCVHLSEESRSPSLNTAKKSAALQAVYRSVIGPLLQPPAVPPDDFPSRLHPDHVPLESYVSTDSYKVYVMQSSPYHLLILYPPALPIQIARKVTLRTLNVFTKGKVPKL from the exons CCAGCCTATGCACTTATTGGATCCTTGAATGGTGTTCATGTGTTTGGTGAATCACATGGAGTCACTCTTTGCTCCACGAGAACAAAAAATTCAAGCTTCACCTGGAGAACTTACCATGACAG CATTCGTTTGGTTTTGATACGAGGAAGCGAAGTTGTTGCAGACAGCTGTGACAGTCGACTCTTGGACCTCATGTTTGCCTCCCTTGTCCTGCTACTTGGCCTGGACAACCTCACCTCAGGGACCAATATTGAAAGACTCAAAAGAGATATTAGG CCTAGTTACCTGCTGCTGGATGAATTGCTGTCACGAGCAGTAAATTCCAGTGACAACCTTGGCTTTTCTCACCTCACAGGCTGTGCAGAGTGTGTCATACCTCCAGATCAACACATCCTGCAG AGTGAGCTTGAGAAATATGCTGAGGGTGTGGAGTCATCCTGTGCCTGTGTGATGATGAATGGCCAAGTGGTGTCTGGTACTCGCAGCTTCTGGTCGTTGTCCCACACAGAGCTGGTTCTTCTCCCTCTGCTAGTTGCTACCAATACTTTTAGTGCGGCAAGAGATTTACCTATATATCTGCCAGACAAAAGCCCAAAT GTACCATTTAGGATGCTGGTAGTAAAGTTAACTGGACATGTATACGCAATCACGTTATGTGGCCCCACGCCAACACTCACTGAAATTATACGGTCAGCGTCGTCCTCCTGGGCACCGGTGTATCAGGTCCTGGAGTCCATAACAACACTGCTGCCTTGGAATATTGCACCAGGCCTGCTTTCACAGATTGATCATTCAGTAATAGG tctgCTTCTAGTGAATTATGATCACAAAAAGTGTGTAAGTTGTGTTCATCTCAGTGAAGAATCAAGATCTCCGTCATTAAATACTGCAAAGAAATCAGCAGCTTTACAGGCAGTGTATCGGAGTGTTATTGGGCCGCTGCTGCAGCCGCCTGCCGTGCCTCCTGATGACTTTCCTTCAAGG TTACATCCAGACCACGTGCCACTGGAGTCGTATGTGTCCACCGACAGCTACAAAGTGTATGTGATGCAGTCATCTCCTTATCACTTGTTAATTTTGTATCCTCCTGCACTTCCTATACAAATAGCAAG AAAAGTTACCTTGCGAACACTTAATGTGTTCACCAAAGGTAAGGTTCCCAAGCTCTAA